Part of the Streptomyces sp. NBC_00457 genome, AGGCGTACACCCTCGGTGGTTGTCGAGGTCACGGTGCTCATCGCGACGACGCGCAAGGGCGCGCCGGTGAGCCGGTTCATCAACTGGGTGCGGTTCTCCGGCGAAAGACCCGTCGCGAACCCGGTGCCGGGGGTGATGACGGTGACCTCCCGGGCACCGGCCGCCAGCGCGCTCTCGACGGCGCTGATGCCCTGCCACCAGCCGAAGCCGTCGTCGAGGACGACGACGGCTGCCGCGTCGGGGACGACATCCGCATACCGGTGCAGGAACTCCGTGCTTGTGAGGGTCGGCAGCTCGCCCGGCACGGCGACGGACGCTTCCTCGGCGCCGGTGGCGAGCACGACCTGGGAGTACGCCGCCAGATAGTCCTCACCCAGGGAGGTACCGAGCGACACGCGCACCCCGAGGTCGGTGAGCTGGTCGCGCTGGTAGTCGACGAACTTCTGCCAGCCGGAGCGGTGCGGGGCGAGGGAGGCGAGGCGGGCCTGTCCGCCCGTGTGCCCGGCCGTGTCGAAGACGATCACCTCGGCGCCGGACCGGGCGAGGGCCATCGCGCACTCCATGCCGGCGGGGCCCGCCCCCACAACGGCGACGGGGCGGTTCCGGCTGCCCGGCCGGGTGAGCAGCAGCGGTACGGCCGGGCGGGTGGCCACTCCCGGCGGGCCCAGCTCGGGGTTCACCGCGCACGACCCCGTGGGCTCGAAGGTCCGGCAGCCCTCGTTGCAGCCCGTGCAGGGGCGTACGGATCGCTCGTCGCCTGCGATCACTTTGCGGGCGAAGTCCGGGTCGGCGATGAACGGCCGGGCCATGCCGACCAGATCGGCCCCGGAGTCCAGCGCGCGCTCGATGTCGGCGACCGTCCGGAAGCTCTGGCTGACCAGGAGTGGCAGTGCGACGGCCGGGCGGAGCCGGGCCACGGAGTCCAGCAGCGGTGGGCGGGTGGTGGCCATGCCGGGGACGTATGTGTTGCGGACACCGGTGGTGACGTTGACGTACGCGAACGGCGAGGCGGCGCACAGACGCGGAAGCAGCTCGGTCAGGTCGTCCAGGCCGAGTCCTGAGTCCTCGCCGGGCTCCACCGACACCCGTACGCCGATGGGGAGTTCACCGATCTCGGTACGGATCGCGTCAATCACCTGGGCGAGCAGGGCGATCCGGTCGCCGTACTCGTCGTCGCGGGTGTTGTTGACCCGGGACAGGAACTGGGCGAGCAGATAGCCGTGGCCGGCATGCAGTTCCACGCCGTGAAAGCCGGCCTGCACGCTGTTCGCCGCCGAGATGCGGAAGGCGTCGACGACGCCGCGTACCTCTTCGGTGCTCAGCGGATGGGGCGCGGTCGCCTCGCGGGGCGAGCGGACGGCCGCGGCGGAGACCGGCGCGTAGTAGGTGCCGGCGCCCAGGGTCTCCCGGCCGAGGTGGACGAGCTGCGCGACGGCCACGGCTCCCCCGTCGGTGATGGCCTCGGCGCGGCGGCGCACGGCGTCCTTGATCTCGGGGCGCCACGCTTCGGTCAGATAGCGCTGCGGCAGAGTCGACTCGGAGGCCACGGCGGTACCTCCGGTGATCACCATCCCGGCGCCGCCCTGGGCCAGCCGTCTCCAGTAGGCCGCGTCGGTTTCGGTGGGGGCACCGTCGGCGACGGCTGCGGTGGCGTGGGCGGTGGCGACAAGACGGTTGCGGAGGGTGAGACCGCCGAGCGTGAAAGGCGCGGCGAGGGCGGGCGCGGTGCGTGACGTCATGCGGCTCTCTTCGTCTGCTCTGACTGCCTGTCGTCTGCTCTGACTGCCTGCTCTCTTTGCCTGTTCAGGCGGCGGACCGTGTGGAGAGACCGATGAGTTCGGCGAGTCGGGTCCGATGCCGGTCCGCGGTGCCGAACAGCACCTCGCTGCCGCGTGCGCGGCGTACGTACAGATGCGCCGGGTGCTCCCAGGTGAAGCCGATGCCGCCGTGCAGTTGGACGTACTCGGCCGTCGCCAGCCGGAAGGCCTCGGAGCAGACCACGGCGGCGGCGCTCGCTGCCACCGGCAGTTGCGGCGAGCCGACGGCGGCGCAGGCACTCGCGTACGCGGACGCCGAGCGCGCCGCCTCCAGCGCGACCAGTACATCGGCCAGCCGGTGCTTGACGGCCTGGAAGGAACCGATGGGGCGCCCGAACTGGTGGCGCTGTGCGGTGAATTCGACCGTGGCGTCCAGCGCGTGCCCGCTGCCGCCGACCTGTTCGGCCCCCAGCGCGGCCCGCCCGATGTCGAGGGTCGCCGAGACCGTGTCGCCGGTGACTTCCGCCGTGCCGACGGCATCGGCCGGTGCTCCTCGGAACTCCACCAGTGCCTGGCGGCGCGTCTCGTCCAGGACGCGGTGCGCGGTCCGCGAGCAGGTGTCCGGGGTCGGTTCGCACGCGAACAGCCGGGCGCCGGCGGGCGTTTGGGCCCGTACCAGGATGAGGTCCGCTCCGGCCCCGTCGAGCACGAAGTCCGCCTGACCGCGCAGCACCCAGCCGGAGCCACCCTGCTCGGCGGTGACGGCGGGGTCGCCGGGCTCGTCGGGCTCTCCGGACTCTCCGGCGTCGAATCCGGCCACGGTCGCGGTGAGCGTGCCGTCCGCGATCCGCGGCAGGTAGCGCTCGCATGCGTCCCGGTCGCCGCTGTGCAGCAGGGCGTGGGCGGCGAGGGCCACCGTGGGCAACAGGGGCGCGCAGTACAGGGCGCGCCCGGCTTCCTCCAGGGCCACGGCCAGTTCGGCGAACGTGAAGCCCGACCCGCCGTACTCCTCCGGCACGGCCAGTCCGTGGACACCGATCTCGCCGGCGAGTCGTGTCCAGAGCACTTCGTCGTATCCACGCGGGGTGGCCAGATGCTTGCGGACGTCCTCGGGACCGCTCGCCTCCGTGTAGAAGTCCCGCAGAACGGTGCGGAGTTGCCGCTGTTCGTCGGTTTCGGACAGCAGCTGGGGGTCGATCTCGGGGTGGCGAGGGCGCATGGGGTCTCCATCGTGCTCGTGTGCTGGAGAACGGCATCAAGACAGGAACTCTGAGCCAACACTATGAACTAAGAACTGAACTCAATTCATGAACATAGGCACCGCCGTCCGGACCGGGCAAGACCCGTGCACGTGTCGATTCGGGCCCCGTCGGTTTCCCGACAACGCGGGACGGACCGGAAACCGCTCAGACAGTGATCAGGCAGTGAACCGGCCGCCGTTGGCGAGCAGCACCGCGCCGACCAGGTTCGCCGCGGCATCACTGGCCAGGAAGAGTGCGATGTCGGCGATCTCCTCGGGTGTCGCGTACGGGCGCACCCGCGGGTCGGTGAATCCGGCACGCAGCGCCTCCGGGGTGCGCGCCGCCATCCCTGTCTCCGTCGGTCCCGGAGCCACCACGTTCACGCGGATCCCGGACGCGATGGCCTCCTTGGCCACGGCCTGACTCAGGGCGTGCACACCCGCCTTGGAGGCGGCGTAATGGGGGTAGCCGACCGGGGTGTCGAAGGCCGACGACGAGCCGATCACCACGATCGCTCCGGCCCCGAAGGGCCGCATGGCCCGCACGCCGGCGCGCAGCACATGGAAGGTACCGTCCAGGTTCACCCGCATGACGCGCCGCCAGGACGCGTCGTCGAGGGAATCGGTCACTTCGACCGGCCGCCCCTCGACCACCGCGTCCGCGATGCGCCGCTTGGCCTCGGGGTCGTCGACGCCGGCCGCGTGCACCAGGACGTCGAGCTGCCCGTACCAGCTAAGTACGTCCTGGACGGCGCCGTCGACGCCCGCCGCGTCCGCCACGTCGAGGGTGACCGGCCGCGCGACGGGCAGTTCCTTGGCGACGGCCGCGGCGCCGTCGCCGTTCACATCCGCCAGGACGACGGCCCGTGCCCCTTCCGCGGACAACTGCCGGGCAACCGCCGCGCCCATGCCGGAGCCGGCGCCCGTCACCATCGCGACCTTGCCCGCGAACCTGTCCGCCTGACCGACTCCGCGCATCAAACCGATCACTCCTTCACTGAACGCCGCACATGAACTTCACCGCACGCCGCATATTGAACCGACTTCACCTCTGTTACCGTGGCGGCCACGGGGCTGACAAGACGTGGGACGGTGAAGATGAGGGCACTGCGGCTGACCGCCTGGGGGAAACCTCCGACGCCGACCGAGGTCGAGCAACCTGTCCCCCACGGCACCGAGGTGCTGGTGCGGGTGGATGCCGCCGGACTCTGCCACTCCGATCTGCACGTCGTCGACGCGGCTCCGGGAGCGCTCCCCTACCGGCTTCCGTTCACCCTCGGCCATGAGGTCGCCGGGTGGGCCGCGGCCCTCGGGCCCGACGCCGACGGGGTGGCGGTCGGTGAACGGGTGGCGCTGTACGGACCGTGGGGCTGCGGCGCCTGCGACCGTTGCGCCACGGGCCGGGACAACTACTGCGACCGGCGTGACACCCTCGCCTGGCACGGGGTGGGACTGGGCCGGGACGGCGGCATGGCCGAGTACGTGCTCGTTCCGTCCGCCCGCCATCTGGTGCCGATCGGCGACCTGCCGGCCGATCAGGCGGCGCCGCTCACCGACGCGGGCCTGACGTCGTACCACGCCGTGGCCGGCCTCCGGCCCGCACTCGAGGAGGGCACCACCACCGCCGTCATCGGTATCGGCGGGCTCGGCCACCTGGCCGTACAGATCCTCCGCGCGACCACCGCGACCCGCGTGCTGGCGGTCGACACCCGGGAGGATGCGCTCGCTCTCGCGGACCGCTCGGGCGCGGACTTCGGCACGCTGGTACGGCCGGACACCGGGCGTGTTCTGAAGGCGCGGACCGGTGGCACGGGAGTGGACGCCGTGCTCGACTTCGTCGGCACCGCGCAGACGCTGGAACTCGCGACCGGCATCCTGCGCGCGGGTGGTGAAGTGGCCGTCGTGGGCAGCGGAGGCGGTCACCTCACCGTCTCCAAACCCGGCGTTCTCCCGCCGGGGTTCAGGCTCTCACTGCCCTTCTGGGGCACCCGCCCCGAACTCGCCGAGGTCGTGGCGCTGGCACGTTCGGGGGCGATCCACGTCGAGACGGAGCGGTTCCCGCTGGCCGCCGCACCGGAGGCGATCGACCGGCTCCGTCAGGGCCGGATGCGAGGGCGGGCCGTGCTCGTCCCCGACTGACCGGCCATGGCAACGCCTGCAAACGCCTGCAAACGCCTGCAGAAGGGAAGCTCGGGATGCGCTTCGACGGAAAAGTCGCGATCGTCACCGGTGGTGCTCGGGGCATGGGTGTCTCACATGTACGCGGGCTGGCCGCGGAAGGCGCCCGGGTCGCCGTCTGCGACGTGCTGGACGACGAGGGAAAGGCCCTGGCCGAGGAACTTCCCCACGCTCAGTACTGCCACCTCGATGTCACCAGCGAAGAGGACTGGCAGTCCGTCGTCCGCACCGTCGAGGACTCCTTGGGCCCCGTGGACGTCCTGGTCAACAACGCGGGGATCATTCACTTCGGTGGCGTGGAAGAGCAGTCGCCCGCACACTTCCGCCGGATTCTCGACGTCAACGTGGTGGGCACCTTCCTCGGCATGCACACCGTGCTCCCCGGCATGCGCGGCCGCGGTCGTGGAGCCGTCGTCAACATCTCCTCGGCCGCCGGCCTCATGGGGTTCGCGGACGGCATCGGTTATGTGGCAAGCAAGTGGGGCATCCGGGGAATGACCAAGGCCGCCGCGCTGGACATGGCGGGCACCGGGGTGCGCATCAACTCCGTACATCCGGGAGTCATCCGTACGCCCATGGGCGAGGGCGCCGCTCCCGAGCTGTTCGCCCAGCAGCCGGTACCGCGCATCGGTGAACCCGAGGAGGTCACCCGCATGGTGCTCTTCCTCGCGAGCGACGAGGCCTCCTACACAACGGGGGGCGAGTTCCTGGTCGACGGCGGCCAGACCATCGGTCACGCCGGTCACGCGCACACGACAGCGGAACGCGGGTGAGGCCCAGAGCCGGGTCCGGCCACACGTCCCGGCGAGGCGCGACGAGGATCGGCCGCGAGGTCCGGCCGATCGCCTACCCACGCGGGGAGGTCCGCGCGTCGGACTTCCGCGTCGTCGAAGTCGAGGTGCGGCAGCCGCGGCCGGGCGAGGTACTGGTGCGGAACACGTGGACCTCCGTCGACGCCGCTCTCCGGCTGCGGCTCAGGGAGACGGCGCCGGCGGGATACTTCCCGGCCTTCCCTCTCGAAGGACCGATGGACGGGATCATGACCGTCGGCGAGGTCGTCGAGTCCCGCGCCGACGGGTTCGCCCCCGGCGACACGGTCTGGCACGCAGCGGGCTGGCGCGACTACGCGGTCGTCGAGGCGGAGAAGCAGGCACTCGGCGGTGTCGGCACGCTCACGAAACTCGATGTACACGCCGCGC contains:
- a CDS encoding oxidoreductase; its protein translation is MTSRTAPALAAPFTLGGLTLRNRLVATAHATAAVADGAPTETDAAYWRRLAQGGAGMVITGGTAVASESTLPQRYLTEAWRPEIKDAVRRRAEAITDGGAVAVAQLVHLGRETLGAGTYYAPVSAAAVRSPREATAPHPLSTEEVRGVVDAFRISAANSVQAGFHGVELHAGHGYLLAQFLSRVNNTRDDEYGDRIALLAQVIDAIRTEIGELPIGVRVSVEPGEDSGLGLDDLTELLPRLCAASPFAYVNVTTGVRNTYVPGMATTRPPLLDSVARLRPAVALPLLVSQSFRTVADIERALDSGADLVGMARPFIADPDFARKVIAGDERSVRPCTGCNEGCRTFEPTGSCAVNPELGPPGVATRPAVPLLLTRPGSRNRPVAVVGAGPAGMECAMALARSGAEVIVFDTAGHTGGQARLASLAPHRSGWQKFVDYQRDQLTDLGVRVSLGTSLGEDYLAAYSQVVLATGAEEASVAVPGELPTLTSTEFLHRYADVVPDAAAVVVLDDGFGWWQGISAVESALAAGAREVTVITPGTGFATGLSPENRTQLMNRLTGAPLRVVAMSTVTSTTTEGVRLRHVLDGQETHLTADVLVTVGERRPRRPHFTPGPHQTVRAVGDCVVPRRIAHAVAEGRAAAEAVAARPL
- a CDS encoding SDR family oxidoreductase; translated protein: MRFDGKVAIVTGGARGMGVSHVRGLAAEGARVAVCDVLDDEGKALAEELPHAQYCHLDVTSEEDWQSVVRTVEDSLGPVDVLVNNAGIIHFGGVEEQSPAHFRRILDVNVVGTFLGMHTVLPGMRGRGRGAVVNISSAAGLMGFADGIGYVASKWGIRGMTKAAALDMAGTGVRINSVHPGVIRTPMGEGAAPELFAQQPVPRIGEPEEVTRMVLFLASDEASYTTGGEFLVDGGQTIGHAGHAHTTAERG
- a CDS encoding acyl-CoA dehydrogenase family protein; this translates as MRPRHPEIDPQLLSETDEQRQLRTVLRDFYTEASGPEDVRKHLATPRGYDEVLWTRLAGEIGVHGLAVPEEYGGSGFTFAELAVALEEAGRALYCAPLLPTVALAAHALLHSGDRDACERYLPRIADGTLTATVAGFDAGESGEPDEPGDPAVTAEQGGSGWVLRGQADFVLDGAGADLILVRAQTPAGARLFACEPTPDTCSRTAHRVLDETRRQALVEFRGAPADAVGTAEVTGDTVSATLDIGRAALGAEQVGGSGHALDATVEFTAQRHQFGRPIGSFQAVKHRLADVLVALEAARSASAYASACAAVGSPQLPVAASAAAVVCSEAFRLATAEYVQLHGGIGFTWEHPAHLYVRRARGSEVLFGTADRHRTRLAELIGLSTRSAA
- a CDS encoding NAD(P)-dependent alcohol dehydrogenase, encoding MRALRLTAWGKPPTPTEVEQPVPHGTEVLVRVDAAGLCHSDLHVVDAAPGALPYRLPFTLGHEVAGWAAALGPDADGVAVGERVALYGPWGCGACDRCATGRDNYCDRRDTLAWHGVGLGRDGGMAEYVLVPSARHLVPIGDLPADQAAPLTDAGLTSYHAVAGLRPALEEGTTTAVIGIGGLGHLAVQILRATTATRVLAVDTREDALALADRSGADFGTLVRPDTGRVLKARTGGTGVDAVLDFVGTAQTLELATGILRAGGEVAVVGSGGGHLTVSKPGVLPPGFRLSLPFWGTRPELAEVVALARSGAIHVETERFPLAAAPEAIDRLRQGRMRGRAVLVPD
- a CDS encoding SDR family NAD(P)-dependent oxidoreductase; the protein is MRGVGQADRFAGKVAMVTGAGSGMGAAVARQLSAEGARAVVLADVNGDGAAAVAKELPVARPVTLDVADAAGVDGAVQDVLSWYGQLDVLVHAAGVDDPEAKRRIADAVVEGRPVEVTDSLDDASWRRVMRVNLDGTFHVLRAGVRAMRPFGAGAIVVIGSSSAFDTPVGYPHYAASKAGVHALSQAVAKEAIASGIRVNVVAPGPTETGMAARTPEALRAGFTDPRVRPYATPEEIADIALFLASDAAANLVGAVLLANGGRFTA